From the bacterium genome, the window CTCCCTCTGGGAGAGGGTGCCTCGGAGAGGCGGGTGAGGGTATCTCATTCAGGCTAGTTGATTGCTACAGGACGATCGGATTCCTTGCCCGATTTCCGGTAGACAAGCCGCCGACCCCGTACTACCTTCCCGCAACTATGAAGACTTCCGATATCGTCAGCCTGGTCATTCTCGCCGCCATTTGGGGTGGGTCGTTTATCTTCATGCGGGTGATTTCCCCGGTCTTTGGGCCGATCATCACTGCCATGCTCCGGGTATTGATCGCCGGAGTGGCTTTGGCCATCTACTTCCGCATCATTCGTTTTGACATGGAGTTCTTCAAGTACTGGAAACAGTACCTGCTGATCGGCGGGGTGAACTCGGCGATCCCATTTTTCATGTACGCGTTTGCCGCACTCCATATCCCGGCCTCGTATTCAGCGATTCTCAATTCAAGCGCCCCGCTCTGGAGCGCGATCCTGTCGGTCTTCTGGCTGGGGGAGAGGTTGACCTGGCTGCGGACACTCGGTCTGCTGGTCGGGGCAGGTGGCGTCTTTCTGGTGGTGAATATTCCACCGGCTGAGGTTGACTCATGGTTCCTCATGTCGGTCCTCGCCTGTCTGGTGGCGACGCTCTGCTATGGCTTTTCCGCGGTTTATATCAAGAAATTTGGCAAGTCACTCAAGCCGCGCGCGATTGCCGGGGCGAGTCAGTTGATGGCCGCATTTGTCTTGATCCCTGCCATTCCCGCATTCCCGATGCGAGGCGAAGTAACGCCGTTTATCGCCCTCAATATGCTGGCGCTCGCGATAATCTGTAGCGCAGTCGCCTACCTGCTCTATTTCCGGTTGATAGCCGATATCGGCCCAACCAAGGCGCTGACTGTTACTTTCCTGATGCCGCTGTTTGGGATATTGTGGGGGGTGCTGTTTTTGCACGAGCAGTTGACGCTCGGGATGGTCGGCGGGATGGCGCTGATTCTATTGGGGACAGGACTGGTGCTGAATATCATCAAACTCCCCAAGCCCTCGACCAACACCACAATGGTCTGAGAGACCGCGTTTACTTTTTCGTCGTGTCGATCACCGCACCCGTGCTGTCGTACTTCACCGATTTCACCAGCACGTTCTCTTTGTAGTCTTCCTCAAGCATCAACATTCCGGTCGAGTCCCAGACTTTCCAATGCCCCTCAACCATGCCATCTTTGGACTGTCCCAGTTTCGCCCGCTTCCCATTCTCCCACCAGACTTCGTATGCCCCATCCTGCTTCCCATCTTTCCAGGTCGTTTTCGCCTGTACTTTCCCCGATGGATAAAACAGCGTGAAGACGCCGTTCTCTTTGCCGTTCTGGTAACTCCCCGATGACATCTTGACCCCATCCGTATTAAAATAGGTGCAGATGCCATGCAATTGCCCATCTTTGTAGGAGAGCGTCGAGATCAACTTGCCGTCATTCTGCCAGGTGGTCATCATGCCGTTCTCTTTCCCCTCGACATACTCGACGCGGGATTTCATCTGGCCATTGTCGTAGAAATTCTCGAACACGCCATGCTTGGTGGCTGTCCCATCCGCATTGGTCCGTTCGGTCCACTTCGCTTTCAATTTGCCATTGGGGAAAATTTCTTCACGCGCCTGCATCCCCTGCTTGAGCAGAGAAGAGTCAGTCGGAGTCTGGGCGCTGGTCAATGTCGCACCAAACGCACATAAAGTCAGAAGCAGGAAGGTTGTTTTCAGCAGTTTCATCCACTCACCTGGTTTTACCGCGTTTCAAAGAACAGGCTGCTCGAGAAATCAAGCAGCCTGGTCAATTCGCTTGAACATCAGTCACTAGGCGACCGACATTTTATTAAACCCGCAGACCGTTAGAAAACGGTAAGTCATCGATGGAGAAACCGTTAAATCGGCTAAACCTCCGGCGGATTCTGCCCGTAATTGACCCAATCCTCTTTGGCCGGTCCATATACGCCGGGGACTTTCAGCCCCGCCTGACGCATCAGCACCGTCATCTGGCCGCGGTGATGTATCTCATGTTTGATCAATATCTTAAGCATCAGACCGATCGACCACTTTTCGCCGTAGAAATCTTTCTCGACCTTCAGCTCGTCATCATTCCAGTTCCCCTTGATGAAATCGATCATCTCCTGTGTTGCGGTCTGATACGCATGGGCGATCTGCGCCGCGGTGGCCGGCACCGGGCTCTCTTTGACGGCCGACTTGATGATAATACCGCTGTATGCGGTCATCTCCGGATAGGTGGTCACCAGATGCCAGGCCATGCGTCCCAGTGTCCGATGGTCATGCGCGACCGCCTGCGCGAGCGATGCATCCGTCAGCGCATTCATGATCTTCTGTGTTTCACCGCGCTCCTGTTCATACTCCCCGAAAAATTCCGCCAATGAATGGTACATCTTACCGCTCCTCGATCTATGTCTGAGTTCCTATCTGTTCGAGTCTATTTCCCGTCTAGGATCCGCTCGATCTCTGTGAGTGTCTCTGGTGACAAGGCAATTTCCGACGCTTTCACGTTCTCTTCCAACTGCGCGAGCGTTGTTGCGCCGGTGATCGCGGAGGTTATCTCCGGAAGCCGTAGTATCCAGGCCAGCGCCAACTGCCCGACCGTGATTCCCAACTTCTCCGCGATGCCGGTTAGTTTACGGACTTTGGCAATATTGGTTTCGTTCATATCCCGTTCGAGCCATTGACTGGTCGCCCCACGGCTCCCCTCCGGAACCCCGCCATTATACTTGCCGGTCAACAACCCCTGCGCCAGCGGCGACCAGACGACCAGCCCGATGCCGTTTTTGGCGCATGTCGGGAGTATATCCTTCTCAATGTGACGGTCAATCATATTGTAGCGCGGCTGCTCAACCGAGGGGCGATATGTGAAATAACGCTCGGCAACATCCACCGCCTGCTGGATCTGCTCCGCCTCCCAGACGGAATGCCCCCAGTAATGTACCTTCCCCTGACGGATCAGGTCATCCATCGCTCGTGCCGTCTCTTCGACCGGCGTCTCCGGATCAAACCGGTGGCAGAAATAGATATCCAGATAGTCGGTCCCGATCCGCTTGAGTGACTTTTCAATCGATTCCATGATATGTTTGCGGGAGAGCCCGCGGTCATTCACATTGTCCGACATCGGCCAAAATAGCTTGCTTGATATCACCAGGTCGGTTCGCGTGAACTCTTTGATCGCTTTCCCGACGACCTTCTCGGCTTCCCCTTTGCGGTAGATATCTGAGATATCGATGAAATTGATCCCCAGTTCGATCGCGCGCTGGATGATCTGGGTGGAGGTCCTGTCTTCTACCGTCCCGCCATAAGTCAACCATGCGCCGAGCGATATACTGGAAACTTTGAGACCGGTACCACCTACACGCCGATAATTCACACCAACTCCTTTGCCTCGGGTGATCGAATACTCATTGAAATGAAAGTAGTAAGATGCCGGCAATTGAACAACCGGAAAGGGAGACCAACAGACCCGAACTTGACTAACATATACTGACTTTCTTAGGGCCCAGACGGTGTCGATTCAATTGGTTCAGCGAACACCCAAAGTGAAATTGAGCCTCCAAAAAGAGAGACCTGATTCAGGATCGGCTTCGCCCCGGTAAAGAGCAGGTAATTGCCGATCAAACACGCCTTCGGATAGTCTGACTCCGCCAATAACAGGTCAGCCGATGTGGTCAGATTATAGCCCCATAGCTCATATCCTGCAGTCGCTTGCCTCGCCAGCACCAGACGGTCCCGGTTTGCATTCAGCAGGGGCCACCGCGGCGGAAATGTCGATGCTACTTGATACAACGTATCTGTCGCACCATTTAATCCTGCTTCGATCACCGCCCAGTTGAAATCTCCCGTGCGCACGAGACAGGTATAACTACTTTCTGAAAACGCGACGGGATCATAGCCATAACGATCAAACAGCAGACCGCCTCCCGATAGTGAATATCTCGATATGGTAGAGTCATTGACAGTTATGATCGTGCTATTCCCCACAAAGCAGACAGACTCAAATGTGCTGCCGAGAGCCGGCACCATAACGTTCGAATCACTGACGGCATAAACCAGCAAGGTATCATGCCGCAATGCCGCAATCTGCTGGAGATTCTCCGAGGGCGAGGGAGAGGTCAGTCCGGAGTCAAGCCAGATTGGTTCGCGCTCTGGGCGCACGACTCTCGCTCGATAAATACCGGTAAGCGAGGGGGCTGCCGTATCGCGCAAAGAAAAGTAAACATACTGACGGTCAGTCGACAGGATCGGATCGGTCTCAAACGGGTAATAATTTTCACCTTGAGCAGGTACGGGGGTATCTTCCGGACATCCAGCACAAAGCCAGATTGTCGCAATAATAAATATGATCAGTCCAGTTGAACGATACTTCATCGCCTGCTCGCGTTTCTCCCCGCGTCACTAGCTTATACGAACCCGGATCGTCTCCCGATTGCAGAGCCCCGCTCCTAGCGTATCTTGGCTTCGAGCTGTGCGACGCGTATTGAGACATTCTCCCAGATATCCGGTGAATGCTCAGGGTAGCCATCCAGGCGGAAATGATCTTTCGCTCGCTTCAATAGCGCAAGGGCTTCGGTTAAATTCCCCTCATCTTTCGCGATCTCACCCAGATCATCCAGTACCTGTGCGATCGCACTATGATTCCCCAGTCGCTCTGCCCACGCTAACACCGGCCGAAGCCAGCTTTTTGCCGTTTCATTCTGTCCCGTCAATCGATAGGTCATCCCGACATGATAATCCGCGAACAGCTTGGCCGTCTCCGTCGAATGCCGCCAGTGATATTCACGCGCTTTGAGATAGCAGTCAAGCGCATCGTCGAACCGTTTGAGATCATAATATGTCCCGCCAAGATTATTCCAGAGTGGCCCGAGCCAATGCTCAGCTTCGTACGATTCCGCCATCTCGATCCCGCGTTTGGTCCAGTCGATCGCTTCCTGTGGCGAGGCTGCCACAATCCCGCTCATATTGACCGCGTCGATCGCCCGTGCCCGAAGGTCATGCAGGGCGCAGAAGGTATAGTAGTCTTCAAACGTTTTTCGCGCCGCGTCGAGATCTTTCCCTTTCCACTCGAACCGCCCGCGGACTCCAAGATAGCGGGACCATCCAAGCGGGTCGTTCTCCGATGCTTTCGCTGCTGCCTCGGTCAGGATCATCTCTCCATCCGTTCGACTCCCTAGTGTCAGGTAGCATCGCGCCACCTGGCAAAGCGCCTCAACTTCCACCGGCCGATTGAACTCAGCTCGAGCCGTTTCTCCAGCCTTGGTATAGGTCGCCAAGGCGGAATCTATTTCCCGTTTCTGAAATGCAGTGTCAGCCAATTCGAGCAGTTCGGAGGCGGACAGGCCGGACGTTTCCATCAAAGCTCCTTTTTCTCCTCTCTCGGATCGCGTCAAAACGACCCCGGACAGCAGGATAGTCAATGGACCGGAGTAGCATGCCTCAATTGACTACCTTCGCCCTCCGAATATACCGCCTAACTCCCTCTTTTTCAATACAGTAGAGGAGTGAATTCTGTTTGACCCTCTTTTGCTCCAACCATATATTGACCGCCGTCGACTGCCGACAACGACAGTATAAGACAAAGCAAGACTTAACCATTTACCCATTGGTCCCCTATGCGCGCATTCATTACCGGGATTACCGGACAGGACGGCTCCTACCTCGCTGAACTTCTCCTTGAACAAGGATACGAAGTCATCGGTATGGTCCGTCGGTCCTCCACTGAATCATTCGACCGGATAAACCATATCAAAGATAAGATCGAACTGGTCCAGGCAGATCTGCTCGACCAGCTCTCAATCGTCAATGTGATCGAGCACCATCGCCCCAACGAGGTCTACAACCTCGGCGCACAATCCTTTGTGCCGACCTCCTGGGTGCAACCGGTTTTGACCGGCGAGTTTGATGCGCTTGGCGTCACCAAGATGCTCGAAGCGATCCGACTGGTTGACAAAAAGATCAAATTCTACCAGGCGTCATCATCGGAGATGTTCGGCAAGGTCCATGAAGTCCCGCAAAAAGAAACAACGCCGTTTTATCCGCGCTCACCGTACGGCGTGGCCAAAGTGTATGGTCACTTCATCACCGTGAACTATCGCGAGAGCTACGGCATCCATGCCAGCTCCGGGATTCTGTTCAATCATGAATCGCCGCGCCGCGGGCTGGAATTTGTCACCCGGAAGATCACCGATGGCGCAGTACGGATCAAACTTGGTCTGGCCGACAAATTGGCGCTGGGGAATCTCGACGCCAAACGTGACTGGGGATTTGCCGGTGATTATGTCCGCGCAATGTGGCTGATGCTACAACAACCAAACCCTTCTGATTTTGTCATCGCCACCGGCCAGACACATTCGGTCGAAGATTTCGTCAAGCTTGCGTTCGGCCATCTGGATCTCGATTACAAAAAGCATGTTGTCACCGACCAGCGCTTCGTCCGACCCGCCGAGGTCGACCTGCTCTTGGGTGACCCTTCACATGCGAAGAAGACCCTTGGCTGGGAACCGAAAGTCAGTTTCGAACAACTGGTCAAGATGATGGTTGATGCTGACATGGAGCGTCTGTCGGGCTCGCCCCGCGCATGAAACAACGAACCGCTCTGATCACCGGTATCGCCGGATTCGCCGGCTCATGGCTCGCCGAGGAGCTGCTCCGCGAGGGGTACCGCGTTTTTGGTACGCTCGCCCCCGGTGAAACGACCGACAATATCAAGAAGATCAAAACCGATCTCTCTCTCACCCGCCTTGATATTCTCAAGACTCCCGCCTGCCGCAAGTTGGTCGTCTCCGTCAAGCCGGACTACCTGTTTCATTTGGCCGCGATTGCATCAGTAGGCAAATCGTTCGAACTAGAACAGACCACCTTTCGGGTGAATTTTGATGGTACCCAGAACATGCTGGATGCCGCGCGACAGCATACAGGACTTAAAAAGTTCCTATTCGTCGGATCGGCCGATGCATATGGTATTTTCCAGCCCCCCAACCGAACACTTACCGAAAACCAGAGCTTTAACCCGATATCTCCGTATGGGATAGCCAAGGCCGCCGCCGAGTACGCCGCACGCTATTACTGCCGATCCCATCACCTGCCGGTCGTGGTCGCCAGGGCCTTTAATCATTCTGGCCCGCGACAGACCGCAAACTTCGTCATTCCGTCGTTCGCCCGACAGATCGCTGAAATCGAAGCCAGGAGCCAGAAACCAACTCTGATGGTGGGTGACCTCTCGGCTAAACGAGATTTCTCCGATGTCCGCGACATTGTTCGCGGCTATCGCTTGCTGGCTGAGAAGGGGAAACCGGGGGAAGTTTATCAGCTTTGCTCCGGTAAAGCGGTCGCAATAAACGACATCCTGAGGATATTGCTATCCCTCAGTCACGCCGATATAGAGGTCAGGATAGATAAAAGTCGGCTCAGGAAAGCCGATATACCGATACTGCGGGGAAGCCATGCAAAAGCCACTCGCGCAGTGAACTTTACCAGCAAAATACCGTTACGAAAGACTCTGCAGGATACGCTTGAGTATTGGCGTGAGAAGATCGCAACGAAGAAATAGCACCACTTTGGGAGAAGAATAGATGGCAACAAAAGCAAAATCCAAAAAGGCAACCAAATCGTCCGGCAAACAGATATCCGCCGCCGATCAGTTGATTGCCAAGATCCGTAGCCGCGAAGCGATCCCCGGGATCGTCGGACTCGGCTATGTCGGCCTTCCACTCGCCATGGTCCTTTCCGATAACGGCTTCAGAGTCCTCGGACTCGACATTTCCAAAGAGAAAGTCAAACTGCTCAACGCCGGTAAATCAGATATCGATGATATCCCTGATTCCGTCGTCAAGCAGGCTGTCGCCGCGAAACGATTCAGTGCGACCACTGATCCGAGCAAGTTGGCGAAGGTGGATACGATCTCCATCTGTGTGCCGACACCGCTCTCCAAAACCAAGGATCCGGATGTCAGCTACATTCTTGATGCCGTCAATGCGGCCAAGCCGTTCATCAAGAAAGGGACACTGGTCGTTCTCGAATCGACCACCTATCCCGGTACGACCGAAGAGCTGATCCTTCCGATCCTCGAAGCCGGCGGCCTCAAAGTCGGTAAAGATTTCTTCCTGGCGTTTTCGCCGGAACGTGTTGATCCGGGCAACCCGATCTATACAACCAAAAACACTCCGCGCGTAGTTGGCGGTGTCACGCCGGATTGTACCGCCGTGGCGAAAGTCTTCTATGAGCAGACGATCGCGAATGTCTATGCGGTTTCATCGACCAAAGCTGCCGAAATGGTCAAGCTTCTGGAGAATACCTTCCGATCCGTCAATATCGGTCTGGTCAACGAAGTTGCGTTGATGTGCGATCGCCTCGGCCTGAACGTCTGGGAGATCATCAACGCGGCAGCGTCCAAGCCGTTCGGTTTTATGCCGTTCTACCCGGGTCCGGGACTCGGCGGCCATTGTATCCCGATCGACCCGCACTACCTTTCCTGGAAATTGAAATCGCTCAACTACTACGCTCGATTTATCGAGCTGGCCGGCGATGTCAACAGCCATATGCCGGAATATGTCGTCGAGCGGACGATCCGTCTGCTCAACGAGCGCTCCGGCCTTGCTCTCAGCAAAACGAACATTGTCGTCCTCGGTGTTGCTTACAAGCGGGATATCAAAGATGTTCGCGAATCACCGGCGCTCGATGTCATCAAGCTACTTCAGAACCGTGGAGCCAAAGTCCATTACAACGACCCGTTTGTCCCGAACTTCTACCTGGAGCATGGGGAAAAAGGGGAAAAGAGTCGTGGGCTGATGAAGTCGGTCAATCTCTCCGCCGAGCTCCTCAAAAATGCGGACCTGGTGATCATTGTCACCGACCATACCGGTTACGACTATCAGTGGATCGTGAACAATTCCAAGCTGGTGTTCGATACGCGTAACGCCGCGAAAAAGGTTACGAAGAACCGCAGCAAGATCGTTGTTCTGTAAGTACTTCCGCACGTGAGTCCATAGCCGCCCCCCGGGGCGGCTATTTTTTGCCCCCCAAGCGTTTAAATCCAACCCATCGCTGCCGATATACCAGGATAAGGATTATTTTCATTATGACTGCGCAGACACCTAAAAACGATCGGCTCTCCGATGCCCGCCTTATCCTCAAGGATATGCTCAAGGTCATCAAGGTTGTGGCTATGTACCCGGAAGGGAACCCGCTGCCGCAGTCACTCCGTCGCTCCTTTGCCGAAAAGCTGGTTCATATCGCCGAACAACATAACGATCTGAAGTTTCTCATTCAGGCCGACAAAATCGTGCTGGATAAAGAAACGGTTTTCACGGATTCTTCCCGCGAAGAAAGCCTCGCCGGTCTTTTCTTTGAGAATGGCGTCACCAGCCTCACGTTCGGCCACCCACTCGATCTGCTCGAGGTCTACAAACTCCTTGATGTCATAAAGGTCTATCAGAACAAAAGCGCCCTGAATGCTGAGCTCGTTTCTCTCCTCTGGGAAGCCAATTTTGGAAGTATCAAGTTCACTTCCGTTGAAGATATCGCGTTGGCCGACTACGATGGAGACTTCCGGGTTCAAGAGATCCTTGCCTCGGGAGATGACTCACCGAGAGAAGATCGACAGTCCGCCTATGACGAGATCTTCAGAGAAGAATCCACCGATCCGGGAAATGATTCCGGCGGCTATGTGGTCGAACTTCCCGACGATGTCACTGATGAAGAACTCCGCGAGCTGAAAAAGCTCGCCAGAGAGTCCAATGCGCAGGGCGGAGACCAACCCGGTGGCGTTGTCCCCGATGGTCGCACGCTCGTCAATCGTCTACGGGCCGCGCGTAAGAAAAATGCCGCATTTTTCCTGGTCGATCCGGCCGCTGAATCTGACCAACCGTCGACGGGCAATGACCGTATCGACAGCTCAATCCTCCGCGTGGCCGAAGCCGCCGATGCCATGGGGTTTGGCGATTTAATGAATCGCCAGATGGCCGCGCCCGACACCGCGCTGATCCTCAATGATGAATTCAAACTGACCGAAGAAGAAGAACTCGATATTCGTTCGCTTATGGCCAAAGACGCGCAGTTTGATATGTTCGAATCGACGACCGAACTGCTGGCCGAAATGCTCCTCCAGGAGACCGAACTGAGCGCTTTCTTCGAGACGGTTGGTATCTGCGAAAAGCTGACTTTTGATCTCGTCTCTGCCGGACGCTTGATGGAAGCCGGTCACATTCTGGCCAACCTCCGACGTCTGGAAGAAGAACTCTCCGATGGCAAACCGCTCTGGTCAGAACGACTGCGAGACAGTCGTATCGCCGCTGGCAGCGCCAACCGCATGAAACAACTCGGTGACGCGCTCAACCAGTATCCCCAGATTTCGAATTACGATATTCGGAGCTATCTGGAGGTTTTCGGCTGGGAAGCCCTCGCATCCATCACCGACCTGCTCGGCGATCTCCAGCATCGCGCGCATCGCGAATTCCTCTGCGACTTTTTGTCCAATCGCGGCAAAGACAATCTTGCCATTATCGCCAAAGGCGTGCATGACAAACGGTGGTTCGTCGTACGTAATTCGGTGGGCATTCTGGCCCGCATCAACGATGACAAGGCGATCGGCTACCTTGCGCCGGCCCTGAAACATGAAGATAAACGGGTCCGCCTCGAAGTGCTCAACGCCATCAAGGAACGGACCGATGCCCGCACCCTTGACATTCTCCGCAAGGTGCTCCTCGACAAGGAAAGTGACATCCGCCGCACTGCTCTCCAAGCGCTGTTGCATAACCGTGGAAAGGGGAGCTTTGATGCCGTTTCTGCCATGATCTCCGACGCGACCTTCCAGACTATCGACCACGATGAACAGATCGAGGCGCTCCGCGCATATGCTGTTCTTGGGGGAGAACGTGCCGTCTCTTTCCTGCGTAAGCTGGCGACCCGGCTGAATCTGCTGAGTGACGCCATGATCACGTTGCATCGCGCCGCGGCATTCAAGGCGCTGGCCCATTCCCCCAGTCAGGCCGCCGAGACTGTCCTGATCAAATTGAAATCTCACTGGATTCCGGATGTTCGCCGTCAGGCCCGCGATGCCGTCAATCTGCGACGTGAGCTGATGCTTCGTTCCAACGCGCATGCTACTGCTGACCAGAATCACCATTCCCCGGAGGCTACCCATGCCCGTTGAACAGGTCAAACGAGTACTCGGGGACAAAACCGACGAAAAACTGCTGACGCTCTTTTTCGTCCTTTATAAGACCTCCCGGATCATTGATTCCGGTAACGCTGTCTTTAAGAACCAGAGCGAGACATTCTTTAACTATCTGACTCACCTGGTCAATGAATATGGCAATATCACGCTCAAAGCGTTTGGCGGACACTACTTCGTCAACGAGCGGATGGTGAAATTTGATGAGCACGGCGCTTCCGGCGCCGCGCAGGTGGTTGCCGAATGGAAAACCCTCGGCATCGGCGGCATTACGTTCGAGGCCTCAGCCACCCTGGCCGACATCCGTCAATTCATCACGTTTATCGCGGCGATCAAACCGAATTCGTCTAATATCGAAGAACTGGCTGCCCGTCTGAAAACGCAGGGGCATGCCGGCGTCCATCTTCTTTCTCTGAAGCGTGAGGGAGACCAACCCCATCGCCATGTCACGGAAGAAGAGAAAAAGACCATCCGCCTTTCGGCGCGTAACGCCTTCTTCCAGGCGATGACCACTGTGCAGGAACTGGTGGTTAATGTCTCGCAGGATCGCGAGATCAACATGGCCAAGACCCGTCGCGTGGTTCAGGCGCTCATCGACCATGTCTCTCGCGATGAGTCATCCCTGCTGGAACTCGCCTCCATCCGTGATTACGATGATTACACTTACGCTCACTCCACTAACGTCTGCGTCTACTCCCTGACGCTTGGCGCCAGGCTGGGACTCGATCGCTCCCGTCTTTCGCAACTCGGCTTTACCGCGCTTTTCCATGATATCGGGAAAGTGAAACTCCCCAAGGATCTGATCCGCAAGCCGGATGCATACGATGAAAACGACTGGATCCAGATGCAGCGCCACCCGCAACTCGGCGCGAAAACCATTCTGGCTCGACTTAAACTGGACGAACATACCGCCCGTGCGGCCCGTGGTGCGTTTGAACACCACATCAACAGCGACTTTACCGGCTATCCGACTCTTCACCATAAAAAGCGGACCCCGGACCTCTTCTCGCGCATCATCTCGATCGTCGATACCTTCGATGCTCTCAGTTCCGGACGTGTCTACTTGAAAAAATCGATCGCGCCCGATGAGGTTATCAAAAAGATGCGCTCGCAGATGGCGATCAAATTTGATCCCTTCCTGCTGAAGATCTTTACCAATGTCGTGGGAATCTATCCGTCCGGGTCGCTGGTTCTGCTATCGACCAATGAAATCGCATTAGTGCTGACCAACAACGAGCAGAATCTCGCTCGGCCTTATATCAAAATCGTCGGTAACCGTGCCGGACTGCTCGATAATCCGATCTGGATCGACCTTGCCCTGCCGGAAAACGAAGATCGCAAGGTGATGCGGATGATCGATCCGTCACGTTACGGGCTCGACGTCAAGAATTTCATTCTGCAGGATTAGAATCGAAAAGAGATCGCCGCCTGCATCCCATCAGCAGTCGGCGCGAGCTCCAGCCCGATCGTCTCGGTCCGGTTGGCCGGTGATCCGGTCAAGTGAGCATCCACATAGGCGTCGAATACCGAGACCAGCGTGGTCAACCCCAGAAAGAAGAGATATTTGTTTCGCTCCTGGCGGCGGTCCTTGAACATCGAGTAATACTGATTGCGCGTGGAGACTACCGTCGCCGCCTCGTAGCTATCTTTGAAATTGGAAGCTGATTTTCCGTAGTGGATCGCCGCCCCAATACACCATCCCTGTAATCCCGCAAAGATCACTGCCTTGGTGACCCGACCATTTCCGATCTGCCCCCATCCCGGAATCGCCAGAGACTTGAGCAATGCGGTGGTTGGCCTCTGCCTCAATCGCTCTTCGAGATTGGTGCTATCCGTTACCGGCAGCTCGCCGTGAAAGACCGGCGGCACAAAAAGTATCGTGTCGTTCTGAATGAGGGGAGCTTTGCTTGAATCTACCACTGTCGTATCGGACAGTGTGCTGTCAATGACAGGGGAAGGGGCAACTTGACTATACGCAGGCGCGGCGAACGCGCAGAACAGGACCACCAGCAGCACTAACAATCTGGTCGGTTTCATACCTCAACAGAAGACCTTAACCTGCTTGTCGCCGATCTTCACCGCCAACACGGTCGTCGGCAGCGTGATCAACTCGCCATCCAGATACATCACCTTATCTTTGATCGGCTGCAGGTTGATGGTTTTCCCGCGGTACATCCGCACATCCGTCCCATACAGGAACTTCCCCTTCTGAATCGCTCTGGTGATGGAGGAAAACTCCCCGAGCTGCCCACCCTGATCGAAAATCACTTCCGCCTGACCATCATCCACCAGCGCCGCGCTGGCGAAGGGGAGACCAACCGCATACGGGAGAAGGTGGATATTCATCATCACCGGCGATATCTCAAAGCGAAAGGCATCGATCTTGGCCACGAGCTTTTCAACCGTCACCGCGGACGC encodes:
- a CDS encoding DMT family transporter → MKTSDIVSLVILAAIWGGSFIFMRVISPVFGPIITAMLRVLIAGVALAIYFRIIRFDMEFFKYWKQYLLIGGVNSAIPFFMYAFAALHIPASYSAILNSSAPLWSAILSVFWLGERLTWLRTLGLLVGAGGVFLVVNIPPAEVDSWFLMSVLACLVATLCYGFSAVYIKKFGKSLKPRAIAGASQLMAAFVLIPAIPAFPMRGEVTPFIALNMLALAIICSAVAYLLYFRLIADIGPTKALTVTFLMPLFGILWGVLFLHEQLTLGMVGGMALILLGTGLVLNIIKLPKPSTNTTMV
- a CDS encoding toxin-antitoxin system YwqK family antitoxin, which gives rise to MKLLKTTFLLLTLCAFGATLTSAQTPTDSSLLKQGMQAREEIFPNGKLKAKWTERTNADGTATKHGVFENFYDNGQMKSRVEYVEGKENGMMTTWQNDGKLISTLSYKDGQLHGICTYFNTDGVKMSSGSYQNGKENGVFTLFYPSGKVQAKTTWKDGKQDGAYEVWWENGKRAKLGQSKDGMVEGHWKVWDSTGMLMLEEDYKENVLVKSVKYDSTGAVIDTTKK
- a CDS encoding DinB family protein, with product MYHSLAEFFGEYEQERGETQKIMNALTDASLAQAVAHDHRTLGRMAWHLVTTYPEMTAYSGIIIKSAVKESPVPATAAQIAHAYQTATQEMIDFIKGNWNDDELKVEKDFYGEKWSIGLMLKILIKHEIHHRGQMTVLMRQAGLKVPGVYGPAKEDWVNYGQNPPEV
- a CDS encoding aldo/keto reductase family protein, encoding MNYRRVGGTGLKVSSISLGAWLTYGGTVEDRTSTQIIQRAIELGINFIDISDIYRKGEAEKVVGKAIKEFTRTDLVISSKLFWPMSDNVNDRGLSRKHIMESIEKSLKRIGTDYLDIYFCHRFDPETPVEETARAMDDLIRQGKVHYWGHSVWEAEQIQQAVDVAERYFTYRPSVEQPRYNMIDRHIEKDILPTCAKNGIGLVVWSPLAQGLLTGKYNGGVPEGSRGATSQWLERDMNETNIAKVRKLTGIAEKLGITVGQLALAWILRLPEITSAITGATTLAQLEENVKASEIALSPETLTEIERILDGK
- a CDS encoding tetratricopeptide repeat protein, whose amino-acid sequence is METSGLSASELLELADTAFQKREIDSALATYTKAGETARAEFNRPVEVEALCQVARCYLTLGSRTDGEMILTEAAAKASENDPLGWSRYLGVRGRFEWKGKDLDAARKTFEDYYTFCALHDLRARAIDAVNMSGIVAASPQEAIDWTKRGIEMAESYEAEHWLGPLWNNLGGTYYDLKRFDDALDCYLKAREYHWRHSTETAKLFADYHVGMTYRLTGQNETAKSWLRPVLAWAERLGNHSAIAQVLDDLGEIAKDEGNLTEALALLKRAKDHFRLDGYPEHSPDIWENVSIRVAQLEAKIR
- the gmd gene encoding GDP-mannose 4,6-dehydratase, with protein sequence MRAFITGITGQDGSYLAELLLEQGYEVIGMVRRSSTESFDRINHIKDKIELVQADLLDQLSIVNVIEHHRPNEVYNLGAQSFVPTSWVQPVLTGEFDALGVTKMLEAIRLVDKKIKFYQASSSEMFGKVHEVPQKETTPFYPRSPYGVAKVYGHFITVNYRESYGIHASSGILFNHESPRRGLEFVTRKITDGAVRIKLGLADKLALGNLDAKRDWGFAGDYVRAMWLMLQQPNPSDFVIATGQTHSVEDFVKLAFGHLDLDYKKHVVTDQRFVRPAEVDLLLGDPSHAKKTLGWEPKVSFEQLVKMMVDADMERLSGSPRA
- a CDS encoding GDP-mannose 4,6-dehydratase; this encodes MKQRTALITGIAGFAGSWLAEELLREGYRVFGTLAPGETTDNIKKIKTDLSLTRLDILKTPACRKLVVSVKPDYLFHLAAIASVGKSFELEQTTFRVNFDGTQNMLDAARQHTGLKKFLFVGSADAYGIFQPPNRTLTENQSFNPISPYGIAKAAAEYAARYYCRSHHLPVVVARAFNHSGPRQTANFVIPSFARQIAEIEARSQKPTLMVGDLSAKRDFSDVRDIVRGYRLLAEKGKPGEVYQLCSGKAVAINDILRILLSLSHADIEVRIDKSRLRKADIPILRGSHAKATRAVNFTSKIPLRKTLQDTLEYWREKIATKK